From a region of the Lactuca sativa cultivar Salinas chromosome 4, Lsat_Salinas_v11, whole genome shotgun sequence genome:
- the LOC111891490 gene encoding patatin-like protein 1 isoform X4: MDSTSYSGVISKANLTIVSLVFTTVALQLLTVNCATAGISKTSIVTVLSIDGGGVRGIIPATILSFLESKLQEIDGPEARIADYFDVIAGTSTGGLMTAMLAVPGDDNRPLYSANDISNFYFYHSPRIFPLISRIKFLNAVANFFGGVVGPKYDGEYLRSITRQILGNTTLKQTITDVIIPTFDIKRLQPTIFTTDDAKEFAWKDAFLSDVCISTSAAPTYFPPHYFETTDAEGATRTFDLIDGGVAANNPTQVAITHIMKEVMIGKHKFSDLESVDGRRMLVLSLGTGMPKRSEKYNSRRASRWGLVNWVFDNGSSPIIDIFMDASSDMVDIHVSTLFRSLNAEKNYLRIQMIQPMLTNNSTKGSI, translated from the exons ATGGACTCTACTTCCTACTCCGGTGTCATTTCCAAGGCTAATCTCACAATCGTTTCGCTTGTTTTCACAACCGTAGCCTTGCAACTCCTCACTGTCAACTGCGCCACCGCCGGAATATCCAAAACCAGCATCGTCACTGTTCTTAGCATCGACGGCGGCGGCGTCCGTGGCATTATTCCGGCAACCATACTTTCATTTCTCGAGTCCAAGCTTCAG GAAATTGATGGACCTGAGGCACGAATTGCAGATTACTTTGATGTCATCGCCGGAACAAGTACCGGAGGATTGATGACGGCGATGCTTGCTGTTCCCGGTGATGATAATCGTCCTCTCTACTCTGCAAATGATATTAGTAACTTTTACTTTTATCATTCACCAAGGATTTTTCCTCTAATAAG CCGCATCAAGTTCTTAAATGCTGTCGCAAATTTCTTTGGAGGAGTCGTCGGACCAAAATACGACGGCGAATATCTCCGATCAATAACCAGACAGATATTGGGAAACACAACTCTCAAACAAACGATAACAGACGTAATCATACCAACTTTCGACATCAAACGCCTTCAGCCGACGATCTTCACCACCGACGAT GCAAAAGAGTTCGCCTGGAAAGATGCTTTTCTATCGGACGTATGCATAAGCACCTCCGCCGCTCCGACGTATTTCCCGCCTCATTATTTCGAGACGACAGACGCCGAAGGAGCTACGCGTACATTCGATCTGATCGACGGCGGGGTTGCAGCAAACAATCCG ACGCAAGTAGCGATAACGCATATCATGAAGGAAGTGATGATCGGAAAACACAAGTTCTCCGATCTGGAGTCCGTCGACGGCAGGAGGATGCTTGTGCTTTCGCTTGGCACCGGGATGCCGAAACGCTCCGAGAAATATAATTCCAGGAGAGCTTCACGATGGGGTTTGGTGAATTGGGTGTTCGACAATGGTTCTTCTCCCATAATTGATATCTTCATGGATGCAAGCTCTGATATGGTCGATATTCATGTCTCCACTCTCTTCAGATCCCTCAATGCTGAAAAGAATTATCTACGCATTCAG ATGATTCAACCCATGTTAACGAACAATTCCACAAAAGGTTCCATATGA
- the LOC111891490 gene encoding patatin-like protein 1 isoform X2: MDSTSYSGVISKANLTIVSLVFTTVALQLLTVNCATAGISKTSIVTVLSIDGGGVRGIIPATILSFLESKLQEIDGPEARIADYFDVIAGTSTGGLMTAMLAVPGDDNRPLYSANDISNFYFYHSPRIFPLISRIKFLNAVANFFGGVVGPKYDGEYLRSITRQILGNTTLKQTITDVIIPTFDIKRLQPTIFTTDDAKEFAWKDAFLSDVCISTSAAPTYFPPHYFETTDAEGATRTFDLIDGGVAANNPTQVAITHIMKEVMIGKHKFSDLESVDGRRMLVLSLGTGMPKRSEKYNSRRASRWGLVNWVFDNGSSPIIDIFMDASSDMVDIHVSTLFRSLNAEKNYLRIQHMQLYMDSLECFVPLTIHIGFGGLVQWN, translated from the exons ATGGACTCTACTTCCTACTCCGGTGTCATTTCCAAGGCTAATCTCACAATCGTTTCGCTTGTTTTCACAACCGTAGCCTTGCAACTCCTCACTGTCAACTGCGCCACCGCCGGAATATCCAAAACCAGCATCGTCACTGTTCTTAGCATCGACGGCGGCGGCGTCCGTGGCATTATTCCGGCAACCATACTTTCATTTCTCGAGTCCAAGCTTCAG GAAATTGATGGACCTGAGGCACGAATTGCAGATTACTTTGATGTCATCGCCGGAACAAGTACCGGAGGATTGATGACGGCGATGCTTGCTGTTCCCGGTGATGATAATCGTCCTCTCTACTCTGCAAATGATATTAGTAACTTTTACTTTTATCATTCACCAAGGATTTTTCCTCTAATAAG CCGCATCAAGTTCTTAAATGCTGTCGCAAATTTCTTTGGAGGAGTCGTCGGACCAAAATACGACGGCGAATATCTCCGATCAATAACCAGACAGATATTGGGAAACACAACTCTCAAACAAACGATAACAGACGTAATCATACCAACTTTCGACATCAAACGCCTTCAGCCGACGATCTTCACCACCGACGAT GCAAAAGAGTTCGCCTGGAAAGATGCTTTTCTATCGGACGTATGCATAAGCACCTCCGCCGCTCCGACGTATTTCCCGCCTCATTATTTCGAGACGACAGACGCCGAAGGAGCTACGCGTACATTCGATCTGATCGACGGCGGGGTTGCAGCAAACAATCCG ACGCAAGTAGCGATAACGCATATCATGAAGGAAGTGATGATCGGAAAACACAAGTTCTCCGATCTGGAGTCCGTCGACGGCAGGAGGATGCTTGTGCTTTCGCTTGGCACCGGGATGCCGAAACGCTCCGAGAAATATAATTCCAGGAGAGCTTCACGATGGGGTTTGGTGAATTGGGTGTTCGACAATGGTTCTTCTCCCATAATTGATATCTTCATGGATGCAAGCTCTGATATGGTCGATATTCATGTCTCCACTCTCTTCAGATCCCTCAATGCTGAAAAGAATTATCTACGCATTCAG CACATGCAACTATACATGGATTCCTTGGAATGCTTCGTACCATTGACTATACACATTGGATTTGGAGGGCTTGTCCAATGGAATTGA
- the LOC111891490 gene encoding patatin-like protein 1 isoform X5: MDSTSYSGVISKANLTIVSLVFTTVALQLLTVNCATAGISKTSIVTVLSIDGGGVRGIIPATILSFLESKLQEIDGPEARIADYFDVIAGTSTGGLMTAMLAVPGDDNRPLYSANDISNFYFYHSPRIFPLISRIKFLNAVANFFGGVVGPKYDGEYLRSITRQILGNTTLKQTITDVIIPTFDIKRLQPTIFTTDDAKEFAWKDAFLSDVCISTSAAPTYFPPHYFETTDAEGATRTFDLIDGGVAANNPTQVAITHIMKEVMIGKHKFSDLESVDGRRMLVLSLGTGMPKRSEKYNSRRASRWGLVNWVFDNGSSPIIDIFMDASSDMVDIHVSTLFRSLNAEKNYLRIQ; encoded by the exons ATGGACTCTACTTCCTACTCCGGTGTCATTTCCAAGGCTAATCTCACAATCGTTTCGCTTGTTTTCACAACCGTAGCCTTGCAACTCCTCACTGTCAACTGCGCCACCGCCGGAATATCCAAAACCAGCATCGTCACTGTTCTTAGCATCGACGGCGGCGGCGTCCGTGGCATTATTCCGGCAACCATACTTTCATTTCTCGAGTCCAAGCTTCAG GAAATTGATGGACCTGAGGCACGAATTGCAGATTACTTTGATGTCATCGCCGGAACAAGTACCGGAGGATTGATGACGGCGATGCTTGCTGTTCCCGGTGATGATAATCGTCCTCTCTACTCTGCAAATGATATTAGTAACTTTTACTTTTATCATTCACCAAGGATTTTTCCTCTAATAAG CCGCATCAAGTTCTTAAATGCTGTCGCAAATTTCTTTGGAGGAGTCGTCGGACCAAAATACGACGGCGAATATCTCCGATCAATAACCAGACAGATATTGGGAAACACAACTCTCAAACAAACGATAACAGACGTAATCATACCAACTTTCGACATCAAACGCCTTCAGCCGACGATCTTCACCACCGACGAT GCAAAAGAGTTCGCCTGGAAAGATGCTTTTCTATCGGACGTATGCATAAGCACCTCCGCCGCTCCGACGTATTTCCCGCCTCATTATTTCGAGACGACAGACGCCGAAGGAGCTACGCGTACATTCGATCTGATCGACGGCGGGGTTGCAGCAAACAATCCG ACGCAAGTAGCGATAACGCATATCATGAAGGAAGTGATGATCGGAAAACACAAGTTCTCCGATCTGGAGTCCGTCGACGGCAGGAGGATGCTTGTGCTTTCGCTTGGCACCGGGATGCCGAAACGCTCCGAGAAATATAATTCCAGGAGAGCTTCACGATGGGGTTTGGTGAATTGGGTGTTCGACAATGGTTCTTCTCCCATAATTGATATCTTCATGGATGCAAGCTCTGATATGGTCGATATTCATGTCTCCACTCTCTTCAGATCCCTCAATGCTGAAAAGAATTATCTACGCATTCAG TAA
- the LOC111891482 gene encoding phosphoglycerate mutase-like protein 4, which translates to MSTLCTWCHLESSAISLPPLISRHSIVKLSNLHGSNNRNRILWWPRTQFVSFSVSLQPIPLLLTAVFTLMADTHSSGDAELSSVDRNFTEIVVVRHGETEWNAEKRIQGHLDIDLNDVGRQQAVAVAERLSGESKISAIYSSDLKRALETAETIANRCGGLQVIQDETLRERHLGDLQGLVYSEAPKIKTKAYEALQSRHTNVEIPGGGESLDQLYKRCTSSLQTIASKHRGERVVVVTHGGVIRALHQRAYTGSGQRAGRILNVSVNVLHLSDPDRWVIKSWGDVSHLNGAGYLDSGFGGDRTSG; encoded by the exons ATGAGTACACTGTGCACTTGGTGTCATTTAGAATCATCAGCCATTTCTCTGCCACCATTGATCTCTCGTCACAGTATTGTAAAGCTTTCAAACCTTCACGGATCCAACAACCGGAATCGGATCCTGTGGTGGCCAAGAACACAGTTCGTAAGCTTCTCCGTCTCGCTTCAACCAATCCCTCTTCTTCTCACGGCTGTCTTTACTTTAATGGCAGATACTCATTCCAG TGGTGATGCTGAACTCAGTTCTGTTGATCGGAATTTTACTGAGATCGTAGTTGTGCGTCATGGTGAAACGGAGTGGAATGCCGAGAAAAGAATCCAG GGACACTTAGATATTGACCTAAATGATGTTGGGAGACAACAAGCAGTTGCA GTGGCTGAAAGATTAAGCGGAGAATCCAAAATCTCTGCCATTTATTCTTCAGACCTGAAAAGAGCTCTTGAAACTGCTGAAACAATAGCAAACAGATGTGGTGGGCTTCAg gtTATTCAAGATGAAACCCTTAGAGAGAGACATTTAGGTGATCTTCAAGGTCTTGTATATAGTGAAGCACCAAAAATTAAAACCAAAGCATATGAAGCTCTTCAATCTCGACACACTAACGTTGAAATTCCT GGTGGTGGTGAAAGTCTAGATCAACTCTATAAACGTTGCACATCTTCATTACAAACAATTGCTAGTAAACACCGAG GAGAGAGGGTGGTGGTGGTGACACATGGCGGTGTGATCCGGGCACTTCACCAGCGGGCTTATACAGGAAGCGGGCAGCGGGCAGGAAGGATACTGAATGTTTCGGTCAATGTTCTTCACTTATCAGATCCTGACCGATGGGTGATCAAGTCATGGGGGGATGTGAGTCATCTTAATGGGGCTGGGTATTTGGATTCGGGTTTTGGTGGTGATAGAACTTCGGGGTAG
- the LOC111891490 gene encoding patatin-like protein 1 isoform X3, with protein sequence MDSTSYSGVISKANLTIVSLVFTTVALQLLTVNCATAGISKTSIVTVLSIDGGGVRGIIPATILSFLESKLQEIDGPEARIADYFDVIAGTSTGGLMTAMLAVPGDDNRPLYSANDISNFYFYHSPRIFPLISRIKFLNAVANFFGGVVGPKYDGEYLRSITRQILGNTTLKQTITDVIIPTFDIKRLQPTIFTTDDAKEFAWKDAFLSDVCISTSAAPTYFPPHYFETTDAEGATRTFDLIDGGVAANNPTQVAITHIMKEVMIGKHKFSDLESVDGRRMLVLSLGTGMPKRSEKYNSRRASRWGLVNWVFDNGSSPIIDIFMDASSDMVDIHVSTLFRSLNAEKNYLRIQIKRTIRSCYMIFLIKH encoded by the exons ATGGACTCTACTTCCTACTCCGGTGTCATTTCCAAGGCTAATCTCACAATCGTTTCGCTTGTTTTCACAACCGTAGCCTTGCAACTCCTCACTGTCAACTGCGCCACCGCCGGAATATCCAAAACCAGCATCGTCACTGTTCTTAGCATCGACGGCGGCGGCGTCCGTGGCATTATTCCGGCAACCATACTTTCATTTCTCGAGTCCAAGCTTCAG GAAATTGATGGACCTGAGGCACGAATTGCAGATTACTTTGATGTCATCGCCGGAACAAGTACCGGAGGATTGATGACGGCGATGCTTGCTGTTCCCGGTGATGATAATCGTCCTCTCTACTCTGCAAATGATATTAGTAACTTTTACTTTTATCATTCACCAAGGATTTTTCCTCTAATAAG CCGCATCAAGTTCTTAAATGCTGTCGCAAATTTCTTTGGAGGAGTCGTCGGACCAAAATACGACGGCGAATATCTCCGATCAATAACCAGACAGATATTGGGAAACACAACTCTCAAACAAACGATAACAGACGTAATCATACCAACTTTCGACATCAAACGCCTTCAGCCGACGATCTTCACCACCGACGAT GCAAAAGAGTTCGCCTGGAAAGATGCTTTTCTATCGGACGTATGCATAAGCACCTCCGCCGCTCCGACGTATTTCCCGCCTCATTATTTCGAGACGACAGACGCCGAAGGAGCTACGCGTACATTCGATCTGATCGACGGCGGGGTTGCAGCAAACAATCCG ACGCAAGTAGCGATAACGCATATCATGAAGGAAGTGATGATCGGAAAACACAAGTTCTCCGATCTGGAGTCCGTCGACGGCAGGAGGATGCTTGTGCTTTCGCTTGGCACCGGGATGCCGAAACGCTCCGAGAAATATAATTCCAGGAGAGCTTCACGATGGGGTTTGGTGAATTGGGTGTTCGACAATGGTTCTTCTCCCATAATTGATATCTTCATGGATGCAAGCTCTGATATGGTCGATATTCATGTCTCCACTCTCTTCAGATCCCTCAATGCTGAAAAGAATTATCTACGCATTCAG ATAAAAAGAACAATCAGGTCCTGTTACATGATATTTCTCATCAAACATTAG
- the LOC111891490 gene encoding patatin-like protein 2 isoform X1 has protein sequence MDSTSYSGVISKANLTIVSLVFTTVALQLLTVNCATAGISKTSIVTVLSIDGGGVRGIIPATILSFLESKLQEIDGPEARIADYFDVIAGTSTGGLMTAMLAVPGDDNRPLYSANDISNFYFYHSPRIFPLISRIKFLNAVANFFGGVVGPKYDGEYLRSITRQILGNTTLKQTITDVIIPTFDIKRLQPTIFTTDDAKEFAWKDAFLSDVCISTSAAPTYFPPHYFETTDAEGATRTFDLIDGGVAANNPTQVAITHIMKEVMIGKHKFSDLESVDGRRMLVLSLGTGMPKRSEKYNSRRASRWGLVNWVFDNGSSPIIDIFMDASSDMVDIHVSTLFRSLNAEKNYLRIQEDNLIGDTSSIDIATDENMKALADVGIKLLNEKVSRVDLETGIFQEVETEGTNSEALTRFARLLCEERKHRQSK, from the exons ATGGACTCTACTTCCTACTCCGGTGTCATTTCCAAGGCTAATCTCACAATCGTTTCGCTTGTTTTCACAACCGTAGCCTTGCAACTCCTCACTGTCAACTGCGCCACCGCCGGAATATCCAAAACCAGCATCGTCACTGTTCTTAGCATCGACGGCGGCGGCGTCCGTGGCATTATTCCGGCAACCATACTTTCATTTCTCGAGTCCAAGCTTCAG GAAATTGATGGACCTGAGGCACGAATTGCAGATTACTTTGATGTCATCGCCGGAACAAGTACCGGAGGATTGATGACGGCGATGCTTGCTGTTCCCGGTGATGATAATCGTCCTCTCTACTCTGCAAATGATATTAGTAACTTTTACTTTTATCATTCACCAAGGATTTTTCCTCTAATAAG CCGCATCAAGTTCTTAAATGCTGTCGCAAATTTCTTTGGAGGAGTCGTCGGACCAAAATACGACGGCGAATATCTCCGATCAATAACCAGACAGATATTGGGAAACACAACTCTCAAACAAACGATAACAGACGTAATCATACCAACTTTCGACATCAAACGCCTTCAGCCGACGATCTTCACCACCGACGAT GCAAAAGAGTTCGCCTGGAAAGATGCTTTTCTATCGGACGTATGCATAAGCACCTCCGCCGCTCCGACGTATTTCCCGCCTCATTATTTCGAGACGACAGACGCCGAAGGAGCTACGCGTACATTCGATCTGATCGACGGCGGGGTTGCAGCAAACAATCCG ACGCAAGTAGCGATAACGCATATCATGAAGGAAGTGATGATCGGAAAACACAAGTTCTCCGATCTGGAGTCCGTCGACGGCAGGAGGATGCTTGTGCTTTCGCTTGGCACCGGGATGCCGAAACGCTCCGAGAAATATAATTCCAGGAGAGCTTCACGATGGGGTTTGGTGAATTGGGTGTTCGACAATGGTTCTTCTCCCATAATTGATATCTTCATGGATGCAAGCTCTGATATGGTCGATATTCATGTCTCCACTCTCTTCAGATCCCTCAATGCTGAAAAGAATTATCTACGCATTCAG GAAGACAACTTGATAGGAGACACTTCATCAATCGATATTGCGACAGATGAGAACATGAAGGCACTTGCAGATGTAGGAATAAAACTGTTGAATGAGAAGGTGTCAAGAGTAGATTTAGAAACCGGAATTTTTCAAGAAGTCGAAACAGAAGGGACAAATTCTGAAGCGTTGACACGGTTTGCCAGATTGCTTTGTGAGGAGCGAAAGCATCGCCAAAGTAAATAA